The genomic window CGGCCCTCCCCCCTGCTCCCTCGGGAGTTTGCAGTTGATTTACCTTGCGGTATGTCCGACATCACCCTCCCGACTCCCTACTCGCCCGCTACGGTCGAGCCCAAGTGGCGCGCCCGCTGGGCCGAGCGTGGCACGAACCACGCCGCCCTCGACAACGCTGAGCGCCCGTTCTACGCGCTCATGATGTTCCCGTATCCGTCGGCCGAAGGGCTGCACGTGGGAAATCTCTTTGCGTTCACCGGCAGCGATATCTCGGCCCGCTACCACCGCCTGCTGGGACACGATGTGTTCCAGCCCCTCGGCTACGATGCGTTCGGGATCCACTCGGAGAACTATGCGCTCAAGGTCGGCGCGCATCCGATGGAGCTCACGCCCAAGAACGTCGCGAATTTTCAGCGGCAGCTCGAGCGCGCCGGGTTGATGGTCGATTGGCGTCAGAAGGTCGACACCTCGCGCCCGGACTACTACAAGTGGACGCAGTGGGTCTTCCTGCAGCTCTACAAGCAGGGACTCGCATACAAGAAAGCGGCGGCCGTGAACTGGTGCCCCACCGACATGACGGTGCTCGCCAACGAGCAAGTCGAGAATGGCCTGTGTGAGCGGTGCGGCACGCCGGTGGAACAGCGATTCCTCGAACAGTGGTTCTTCCGCATTTCGGCGTACGCCGAGCGACTGCTGAACAACCTCGAGTGGCTGGATTGGTCGCCGATCACGAAGTCGGCGCAGAAGAACTGGATCGGCCGGTCCGAAGGTGCCGAGCTGTCGTTCCGCGTGGCGGGGCACGACGACACGGTGCAGGTGTTCACGACGCGTCCCGACACGATTTTCGGCGCCACGTATCTCGTGCTCGCGCCCGAGCATCCGCTCGTGGCCACGCTCACCACCGACGCGCAGCGCGAGGCGGTGCAGGGCTATCAGGACGCGACGAAAAAGCAGGATCTGATCGCGCGGAAGAGCAGCAAGGACAAGACGGGCGTGTTCACTGGTGCGTACGCCGTGAATCCGGCTACTGGCGCGAACATCCCGATCTGGATCGCCGACTACGTGCTCATGCAGTATGGCACCGGTGCCATCATGGCCGTGCCCGGACACGACGAGCGCGACTTCGAGTTCGCACAGCTGTTCAATCTGCCCATCGTGCGCGTGGTGGCCGGCCCCGACGATGCGGCCGACACGCCGCTCGGCGACGCGGCCTATACCGACGACGCGCAGGGCCGCTTGGTGAATTCAGGCGCCTTCGACGGACAGCTGGTGGCGGATGCGAAGCTCACTGTGACCGACTGGCTCGCCGCCGGTGGACACGGGGCGAAGGTGGTGAACTTCCGGTTGCACGATTGGTGCATTTCCCGTCAGCGCTATTGGGGGCCGCCGATCCCGATCATCTACTGCGACGCGTGCGGCACGGTCCCGGTGCCCGAATCGCAGCTGCCGGTGGAGTTGCCGTTCATTCCCGACTTCAAGCCCGACGACTCCGGCATCTCGCCACTGGCGCGCCACGAAGAGTGGTATCGCGTGCCGTGCCCCGCGTGCGGCGCAGCGGCCCGTCGTGAAACCGACGTCTCGGACACCTTCCTCGACAGCGCCTGGTACTTCCTCCGCTATCCGAGCGCGACGCGCAGCGATGTCGCCTTCGACGCCGATGTGACCAAGCGCTGGTTGCCGGTCGATTCGTACATCGGTGGCAACGAACACGCCGTGTTGCACCTGCTGTACTCGCGATTCGTGACCATGGTCATGAAGGACGCGGGTCACATCGATTTCGAAGAGCCGTTCACGCGCTTCCGCGCGCACGGCATGATCATCCGCGAAGGCGCGAAGATGTCGAAGTCGAAGGGCAACGTGATCAACCCCGATGTGTACATGGAAGAGTGGGGCGCTGACGCGTTTCGCATGTATCTCATGTTCCTCGGCCCGTACGAAGAAGGCGGCGATTTCCGCGATCAGGGCATCAGCGGTGTGCGACGCTTCCTCGACCGCTTGTGGGCGTCGGTGCGTGATGCGCGGACGGATGTCGCGACCGACGCGACGGTGATGCGCCAGATCCATCGCACGATCAAGAAGGTGGGCGAGGACACCGCAACGCTGAGCTACAACACGGCGATCGCGGCCATGATGGAGTGCCTCAATCACGTGCGTTCGGGCGACCGTGCGGTGCACCGCGAGGAGGTGTTGCCGTTGGTGCAGCTCGTGGCGGCCTATGCCCCGCACTTCGCCGAGGAGTGCTGGGAGTTGCTGGGACACGAGGGCAGCGTCTTCAACGCAGGCTGGCCCGCGTTCGACCCGGCGCTGCTGGTGGACAACGAGGTCGATCTCGTGGTGCAGGTGAACGGCAAGGTGCGCGGTAAGCTGCGCGTGGCGGTGGACATCACGCAGGATGCGGCGATGGCGGCAGCGATGGCCGATGCTGGCATCGCCAGATTCGTGGTTGGCGAGATCAAGAAGGTGATCTTCGTACCGAAACGCCTGCTCAACATCGTGGTGTGATCGATGATCACGCGTGAACCGGCGGAAGGGGCGGCTGGTTCACGCGGAGCTGCGGCGAGCATGCGGCTGGCAGGTCATTCACGACGCGCTTCACACCGTCCATCAATTTCGGCATGCCGAAATTGATAACGAGGCCGAGTGGGAGCTGAGCTAACCGCAGGTACGTGAGCAGCTGCGTGGTGTGGATCGTAGCGTTGGTTTCGCGCGCCTTCACCTCAATGATCAGTCGGCCATTCACGATCAAATCGGCTCGGAACGCGTTCTCATAGCGATCTCCCTCGAACTCGAAGGAGATCGCTTTTTGTCGCTCGACGGAGAATCCGTCGCGCGTGAGGGTCCGCTCCAGTACAGCTTCGTACAGGGTTTCGAGCATCCCCGATCGGAATTTCTTGTGAATTCGAAGTGCGGCGTTGATGCACGCGCCAGACAGATCGTCAGGGTGGATATGCATGGTCAGGGTGGCTTCGGGTGGCGTCGTGTGTGCGGGAAGGCTGCTGTTCTAACGCGAAGGACGCGAAGTCCGCGAAGGGCGCGAAGCACGGCAAACGGCAAAATGAAAAGCGGTTGTTCTTCTTCGCGTCCTTCGCGAACTTCGCGTCCTTCGCGTTGAGATTTTGAGCTCTCCGCCGCCACGAAGCTATCCGCCCGCACACCAACCACTGTCATCAAACAGCTGCCGGCGGTGGCACACGAACGCCCCGGTAAACCACGACCCCAGTCCGCGTGTCAAACAGTCATAGGCCATCACCTCAAGCCCGAGACTGCTTCCATGCGCACCTCCCTTCGCACGGCGACCCTTGTCGTCGTCCTCGCCGCCGCTCCGTCGTATTCCCAGCTTGCCGCGCAGCAGCGCCGGCAGGCCGACGACCCCATCATTCGGATCGAAGGACTGCGGCTGCCGTCCATGGTCTGGACGCGGGCCGCCGATCGTGCGGCGCTTGGCGTGACCCTGGGGGCGGCGTCGAGCGCCGACACGGCGGGGGTGAAGATCGACGCCGTTCGCGAGAACGGGCCGGCGGCGAAGGCCGGACTCAAGGCCGGTGACGTCATCACCGAGATCAACGGCGTGAGCCTAAACGTCAGTCGGGATGATGCCGAGGATCTGGCGTTGACCGGGATGGCGCAGCGTCGGCTGCAGCGCGTGCTGGCCAAAGCCAGGCCGGGGGACGACGTCGAGCTGCGTGTGCGGATCGGCGGGGCGGCCGCTCGGGTGATGAAGGTGAAGACCGTGTCGGCGGCCGAACTCGAGGACGGGCCCGTGCGGCGTGTCGTCGAGCGGGGCGGCGATGACGGGAACCGCGCGGCCGTCGGGGTGGCCGTGACCGGGGCCGGGAACGCGCGTGACACCCTCGGGCTCTTCGTGAGCAGCGTCGTGACCGCGGGACCAGCCGAACAGGCCGGAGTGGTCGAGGGCGAGCGGATCGCGGCCGTGAACGGCGTGGATCTGCGCGTGCCCAAGGAAGACCTCGACGATCCGCAGGCGCGGAGCGCGCGGGTAAGTCGATTCCAGCGGGAGGTGCAGAAGGTGGCTCCTGGCGGCACCGTGACCCTTCGCGTGGTGTCGGGGGGACGTACCCGGGACGTCTCAGTCCCGACGGTTCGGGCGTCGGACCTCCCGGAACGCGCGTGGTCGATGCCGGGAGGCGGACGGATCATCCTGAACGGACAGGTGCTCGACCTCGACCGCCGCTAAGTCCGATCAGCGGTAGGCGCGGACATTCCAGAATAGGGAAGTCGGGCTCGGCAAAGCGGCTGGGCCTGTACACCGCGACGCGGACGCAACGAATGGGCATTGGGTAGCGTTATCTTGGCGGATGGACCCCGTGACGTTTGCCGACTTTCGAGTCGTATGCTGAGCGTCTTACTCGACCCGCCGTTCGCCCCTGCGAATGCCAGACAATGTGATGCCGCCGCGCTCCGCGCGCCGGTTCGCCATAGATCCTTCGCGCCGACTGTTCGCTCTCTCGTCGGTCGCCCTGCTCGGACTCGCCGCCTGCAAAGAGCAGCAACGTCCCCCGCGTCCTGCGCCCGTCGTGTCCACGATGACGGTGAAGAAAGGACCGCTGCCGTTCATCGTGTCCGCGAATGGGCAGATCGAGCCCAACCGGACCGTTGCCGTTCAATCACTCGTGTCCGGAATGCTGACCCGGGTGGCCATCGCCGAGGGCGATGAAGTCAGACAGGGGCAGGTGCTCTTCCAGATCGATCCACGCCCGTTCCGCGCGGAACTCGATCGGTTGCAGAGCACACTGGCTCGCGATCAGGCCACACTGCTCCGTGCCCGTGGCGATTCAGTACGCTTCGCCGGGCTGGCCAAAGATGGCTACGTCACCCGCCAGCAGCTCGATCAGACCTTTGCCGAAGCGTCGGCCCTCGCGGCCACGGTGGCCGCCGGACAGGCGTCGCTGGAGCGCGCGCGCCTCGATCTGGAAAACACCACCATCAAAGCCCCGATCTCCGGCCGCACCGGACAGATCACGCTTCGCGTGGGCAGTCTTGTGCGGGCGCAGGCTGACCCGGGGCTGCTCATTATCAACGAGCTCCAGCCGGTGCTGGTGCGCTTCACGGTGCCGGAGCAGGCGTTCGAAGAGATGCGCCGCCGCTCGGGCCTCGATAAGGCGCTGACGGTGAACGTCGTCCCCAACGTGGGCGACAGCACGAAGAAGATCACCGGCACGCTGACCTTCATCGACAACGCGGTGGACCGGGCCACCGGGACCGTCCTGCTCAAGGCGCGGGTACCCAACGCCGATCGCTCGCTGTGGCCGGGACAGTTCGTGTCGGTGGGCCTCGAGCTCACGGTCGA from Gemmatimonas sp. includes these protein-coding regions:
- the leuS gene encoding leucine--tRNA ligase; this translates as MSDITLPTPYSPATVEPKWRARWAERGTNHAALDNAERPFYALMMFPYPSAEGLHVGNLFAFTGSDISARYHRLLGHDVFQPLGYDAFGIHSENYALKVGAHPMELTPKNVANFQRQLERAGLMVDWRQKVDTSRPDYYKWTQWVFLQLYKQGLAYKKAAAVNWCPTDMTVLANEQVENGLCERCGTPVEQRFLEQWFFRISAYAERLLNNLEWLDWSPITKSAQKNWIGRSEGAELSFRVAGHDDTVQVFTTRPDTIFGATYLVLAPEHPLVATLTTDAQREAVQGYQDATKKQDLIARKSSKDKTGVFTGAYAVNPATGANIPIWIADYVLMQYGTGAIMAVPGHDERDFEFAQLFNLPIVRVVAGPDDAADTPLGDAAYTDDAQGRLVNSGAFDGQLVADAKLTVTDWLAAGGHGAKVVNFRLHDWCISRQRYWGPPIPIIYCDACGTVPVPESQLPVELPFIPDFKPDDSGISPLARHEEWYRVPCPACGAAARRETDVSDTFLDSAWYFLRYPSATRSDVAFDADVTKRWLPVDSYIGGNEHAVLHLLYSRFVTMVMKDAGHIDFEEPFTRFRAHGMIIREGAKMSKSKGNVINPDVYMEEWGADAFRMYLMFLGPYEEGGDFRDQGISGVRRFLDRLWASVRDARTDVATDATVMRQIHRTIKKVGEDTATLSYNTAIAAMMECLNHVRSGDRAVHREEVLPLVQLVAAYAPHFAEECWELLGHEGSVFNAGWPAFDPALLVDNEVDLVVQVNGKVRGKLRVAVDITQDAAMAAAMADAGIARFVVGEIKKVIFVPKRLLNIVV
- a CDS encoding GxxExxY protein, which codes for MHIHPDDLSGACINAALRIHKKFRSGMLETLYEAVLERTLTRDGFSVERQKAISFEFEGDRYENAFRADLIVNGRLIIEVKARETNATIHTTQLLTYLRLAQLPLGLVINFGMPKLMDGVKRVVNDLPAACSPQLRVNQPPLPPVHA
- a CDS encoding PDZ domain-containing protein, encoding MRTSLRTATLVVVLAAAPSYSQLAAQQRRQADDPIIRIEGLRLPSMVWTRAADRAALGVTLGAASSADTAGVKIDAVRENGPAAKAGLKAGDVITEINGVSLNVSRDDAEDLALTGMAQRRLQRVLAKARPGDDVELRVRIGGAAARVMKVKTVSAAELEDGPVRRVVERGGDDGNRAAVGVAVTGAGNARDTLGLFVSSVVTAGPAEQAGVVEGERIAAVNGVDLRVPKEDLDDPQARSARVSRFQREVQKVAPGGTVTLRVVSGGRTRDVSVPTVRASDLPERAWSMPGGGRIILNGQVLDLDRR
- a CDS encoding efflux RND transporter periplasmic adaptor subunit, whose amino-acid sequence is MPDNVMPPRSARRFAIDPSRRLFALSSVALLGLAACKEQQRPPRPAPVVSTMTVKKGPLPFIVSANGQIEPNRTVAVQSLVSGMLTRVAIAEGDEVRQGQVLFQIDPRPFRAELDRLQSTLARDQATLLRARGDSVRFAGLAKDGYVTRQQLDQTFAEASALAATVAAGQASLERARLDLENTTIKAPISGRTGQITLRVGSLVRAQADPGLLIINELQPVLVRFTVPEQAFEEMRRRSGLDKALTVNVVPNVGDSTKKITGTLTFIDNAVDRATGTVLLKARVPNADRSLWPGQFVSVGLELTVDQDAITVPSEAVVATGNGAFVYLVEDGKAKRVAVKVGRTAGTLVKLDSGLVGGEQVIIEGQNRLQDGAKVELRGALSKSGPAGTDRGGRGGARGGAKGEKKSGVDTSATKRGAAQ